The stretch of DNA AGCTCGACGCttggaggaagaggagctgCATCGCagcaggaaggaaagaaacaaaaaagagTCGGAGAGGGGAGGCAGGGACAAGATGGAGGGATTTCGTGAGCCTACGCTGGAAGAGCACCTGGCCGAGGCGCAAATCACGGAGGCTCGCAATGTGGCGAGTCTCATGGTGattgaagagaaggaagaggcgcgaaaatTGAGGTATGTGGACGTGAAGAAAAACATTTACAAGGGCGATTTCGACACCTACATCTCCTGGGCCTCGTGGCTTCTCATCGGTGACCCCcctccagaagaagaagtgCCGCCTGCtgccgaggaggcgacgagcgACGCCCCGCCCGCGGGAAGCTCCTCCCCAAGTCGGTCGCcagacgcgggagacagtGCATGTGCGCGGCccgaggcagcggcgaccgCTGCGGAGAAGCTTCACACGGGAGATCGCGTGGCAAGCGAGGAGACTGCGCCTTCGCAAACGTCACTTGAACGGATCAAACGGGAAGACTTCCAAAACAAAGGAGACGCCCACGGAGGCGAGTCAGCGGGCCGTGGAGACACGCGACccgaggcggcagaagacggGCGTCCCGGGACTCTTTCGGGCGGCGCCGCGGATAGACAGGGAGGTGGAGCCCAACCGCCCCTCTCCCAgctgcgagaagagacaccggagacagccCGCAGCGGTTCCCCACGAGgtgaaagggaagaagggcggcctggagaggcgcctggggaaggaaaaggcgaccAAGAGGAATGGAATCCAAATCTCGACGACTACGCCATGGAACTGCGCATGTTCACAGACGGCAAGTTCCCCGACATTTACAATCAAGAGCCTCCTCCACGTAAGCCCAGAAACACCAAATGACATCCGCGGATCCCCAGGCATACACACGCCTCTCCAGTGGcattgtgtgtgtgtctctttgcacagctctcccttcgtcctacgaacgaagaagcggaaaaatCCGGTCCTGTTCCTTTCATAGGTTCTCGTGTGAAAGCGAAAACACGCGTTTCTTGCTTTTGGCGCTGCTCTGCTGCAAAGAAGAAACCTGTCTTTCACCTGAAAACCAGCGCCGCTTTCTTTCGAGTTCTGGAGATAGCTTCTCGTGTTCCAAACAAGCAGTCGCCCTGTCGCGACAGTGCCCCTGAGCGCTCCCGGGTGCCCGCGTCCTGCCGTTGACTTTCTCTGAGGCCTgttttcctttgtctccgtcttttttgtctttcgcgtttcttcggaTCCGCTTCGCTCGCTCCGGCTTCTCGTGTGCCTCGTTCGGCGAACtatctctgtgtctccctgtcgccgGCCGTCCCTTCAGCGCCCCCCAGATACGTGTGCCCGATAACCGGTTTAGAGGCGAAGTACCTCGATCCACTCACTGGCATCCCCTACGCGACAGCGCATGCGTTCAAGTGTCTCCGAGAAACTTACCATCGCCTTCGCGAGCAACAGCTTTTTCAGGCGCTGCACCAGGCCAGGGTGAGAGTCCCACAGAgcgcgaagggaaagggaaactgCTCGGCGCGTTCATCTCCATGCCTGCGCTTCCGTGTGGGGACTTCGATACTACCGGCCGACAAGGTCGGGTGTATCCAGCGTCGCTTTATCTGCAGCGGCACGTCTCGCTGCACggtcccgtttctcttctgccgcctcccTCTCGAGTCGTAGATCCGCAATTTCAGCCAGGCACAGTGTGCGAGGGGGTTGAAAGCTGCTTCAAACACAGAACCTTCGCGAGCTACACGCTAAACAGAGACGCATCCTCAGATGATCgcgatatatgtatagagatagacatatttatatgtatatatgtaactGCGCACGTGCACTTACATTTCTCCCCCAgtgcgtgtatgtgcatacatGTGTGCATTTACATTTATTTGTAAGCATAAACATTGAAGCGTATACGCATAGATATAGACGTCTGTGTTGATACGTCTCTTTCGGTAAAGCCTTTCGCCACCCGTACGGGCTCTTTTGGAGGGCCGCGTCattttctcgtctgtttccgCTGCTGTCTGTGTTGACCTCTTCGTTTGTCACTTTCCGTTTGGTATTTCAAATGTGCAGCAAATGCTGGATGTGAAGGCAGGAGAGCTGGGAGTGAattcttccgtctcttcggTGGCTACCCAGATTCCCCTTGACCCGAGTCTCTGTGGAACCTCCATTTCGTCTTCCCACGTCAGTCAGCACTTCTTGCTCGCCACCGCGCGAGGTGCTCATCCGCAAAACAGGGGCGATTCCTCATTCAAAcctgcttctgcctcgccctcttctcggAGTGGTGCGGGGGGTGGGTTCTTGGGGGCTACCGCCGGAGACGTGTGGACCGTGGAGGACGAAGGCAAAAAAGGACGAGGGCGCAGGGGAGGCAAAATGacgaggggaggaagaggaaggaaaggaagaaaagataAGACAGAGAACTACGCATGCGTTGCTGTCTAAATACATACTCTGCTGAAGGTCGGAAGAGAAGGTAGAAACAAGCAGAGCAGGTactccgttcttctccggtcCCTCTGAACtaaaaaacgagaggaagagagaaggaaaaggcatACGTCAAGGAAGGGCCCTACTAAAAGAGCACTCCCGTCCTAGTCCGTCgatggagaggcgaagacccGCCTGGAAACCAGTCGTCGTCGAGGAGCCACCTCTTAACGAGACCAGTTCACACGCAGGTGGAGGGGGATGGACAGAGATGCATGTCTCCtcatatatatctgtatacgGAAGTTGACAGGAAGCAACTCcacgaagaaacaaaaaccaAGGTTTCGAGTTGTCATCTTAGACCTTTGAACGACAACAAGGAGTGTaccctcgctctctgtcctcAAAGAGTGATGCTCGAAACCGTTATGCGTCTTCACTTCCTGTCTCCAATACCGTATTTGGTACCTTGGCTACTTGGAGGCTACTACGTAGCTGATCGTGACTTTCGATCGGTGGGATGACTACAGAGCTTGTGGAGTGGCTTTTCTTTTTGTGGGGGTGGTGTAGTCGATGGACAATGCAGCTCTAAACCGATTTATTGCTGCATCCGGGTGCAATTTTGTCTACGGTCagggatatatatatatatatagcatGTTCCTTTGTTACTCGAGTTTTCGTATAGaggagagatggagacggGGTCTTTGCTAGGGCCATCTGCGTCCACAGAGCGCGATTTCGCTTTATTTCCTTTACTGAATGAAACCAGCGCTTAACGGACGTAAACCCACCTCTATTATTTTCTTTCCTACGAAACCTGTTTTTGAACTCCTGCGCCTATCGATGGTTTTTTTTCAattttctgccttctttcgGGCAAACTTTCTGTAAATTTTACCCTCGCTGAACACTGTCACCTTCGCTGACTGTTGGATTCCCTGGAGTTCAACGAAACCACGGAAGACTGTGTGAGGGAAAGCGCTTATGCCGTCTATAGCACACCGTCAGttcaggagaaaaagaaaggtgAACATAATTGccaaaagaggaaaggatgGATCTTGAAGTGCGCGCACCCGCTACAAGTGCACATAGCTGGAAGAGAGCTTGAAAGCTCCATCATCATTCATATACGGATCATTGGCGCCAAAATGCTTTGCGGGTGATATTTTTTAGAAACAGATACCAGTATACGTTCTGTTTGTTCAGCTCCGAGTAGCGTAAAAATACTTCTAAACAAATTCGCATATTGTAGATCTGCTTACATGCGTCGCCCCTTCGCGCTGCGCATCTTTCTTTGGTCTTCTTCAGCTCGGATGTGCCCTCGTTGGACCTTGGGAACTTTATGTCCTGAGAGAATGCAGCAAGTCCATCAGAGACCGCTGTGTTGATCCGGGTGTTGATGTGAGTATCGTCAGACCGAAACTCTCTGTTACGTCCGGAATATCCAGCAGGAAAAGGGCTACGAGAAAAGACCGCGGAACTCCAGACCCTCGTATCTATGACATGAAAGAAGAGCCTCTCTACTGGGTGACGTGTGGCAGTCTAACTACCACTATACCCTTGTGTAGatggggagagagagataccCAACAAGTCGCGTTTGTACAGGCGTACGGTCACGCGAAAACAGAGTGGAAGAACCGCTTCTGTTTTGTTTATGACGTCTAAGTTGCGTCGCCGCCCAGGAAAAGCGGCCTTACTTCATCACGGTCAGGCTTTTCAACACCTCTGGCCGTCCAAACATTCCCCTTTGAAAGCTTCCCCTTCccacgaagcagaaggaaaggcggtgtacgtacaccccatCTAGCTGTCTGCGGGTCCGCTCGCTGTTTTTCAGTACCGGACAGCGAGGACatgtctcgtttcctcttccaaAGAAGATCCGTTTTCTTGCGTGTATATTCTGTTTTCCGCCAGGGAGGTGGATGCCCCGTCACGCGCTCGGAGGAattcccgtctctcgcctctcccgctctctcgacgcctccgccgttcctctcgcacacccctctctcccgccttgGGTTAGCCCCATTCTCGTTTAGCTTTGACAAAAAGAGGGgacgcgtcgctcttctctctagCGAAAATCCCTTCGAAATgccggggaagaaaagatctgtttctcgtttttccgcgCTATCAACAATCGAGGTTCCTTGATCAACCCAGCGAGCGCTGGGTCCGGAGCGGCTTTTCGCAGAGAGGATGCAGCTGACATTGCGTTCTCAAACTCGTCGAGAGCGATGAGAACTCACGGCGAACAGCGGAGACTCACGTCAGCAAGCGCGTTGCTCCCCTCTTGCAATCGAATTCCCCAGTCGCTTTTTTTCACGCAGGCTCCAGCCGGCACCCGAAAATCCAGCGGTCTCTAGTTCTTCGCCGGTACTTGTATCCGGTTAGCTTTTTTCTTGGACTTGCTTTTCTCGtgtggtctctctctctctctggctaTATCGCATCCCGGTGGCGACGGAAgatcgccttttttctccttttccaaAGCTTTTTTTCTAACGCCACTTCGAAATAGATTTCGTTTTTGGCtgcaagaagaaaacactCTGAAAAAGGTTGCGGTCGCTTCGTCTCGGACAgtgtgctctctctccctccaaGTCTCTCGCGGAGTCAATCTTTGATCAAGTCTTCTTCCGTCCACActttcgccgccttctttctctagCTTCTCCGACTTTCCTGAGAAAGCCAGAGACCCACACGTCTTCCGACAAGCTTCCTTTCTCACAACGCAGCCAGTCGATCACTGGGTACACAGTGCGAATGTCGATTCCTAGGTATGCGACTCCTGCTACAGAGTATGTGCACGTGTCCATCTTTATAGCTCGTTCATCCGTtagcctctttctcgctcaaAGGCCGTGGTTCATCTGcatccttcttctttcgtcttttcctttcttccggtAGTTCTGCATTCTTCCTGCATTCCTTgacctctccctcctccccgTCATATCCGTTCCCGCGTACCCCACCATGTCTGCGTCTGCCGACCCGTCGTCTCCTGaccctgcctcttcttcctctgcctcttcttcctccgcctccaatcctgcttctccgtcctcctcttctgcggcTGATTTCTTCGGTTCCTTCGACGTGTGGAGTGTCTTTggcggggaggaagaaaagtcTTCATCCTCGGGAaaaaaaaagggaacgaGTGGAAAGGTGCACAGGAGGAAGcactcctcgtcttccgccccCAGTCGATCGACTTCTTCCAGCGGGGGGATCTCCGGCTTCTTTGACGGCCTTTTCAGATGGGGCAGCTCGTCGGATCCTTCCAACTGGAATGACCACACGACCGGTAAACTCTCTGCGAAGCACACCCCACAAAATCGTCTCCTCAGCGAGACTCTGTGTCTCCTACGCTCCTCACCGCGCCTCGTGCACCTTCCCCAGTCCTTCGCTGTCAACACAGGAAACCTCAAGAAGCAAACcgactctctcttcctcttcctcttcctctctctctctctgcctccccctctctcccgctctttctctACACAGCTCTATGCACGTAAACCTGTGCGCAAACACCCGTGTAGATGTGTGCATacgcacacatgcatctTCAAGTATCTTTGTGTGTCtatgtgtgcatgtagaCGTAGCCTTGTatacatgcagatgcagTCGGCTGTAGAGGTTGGGCGTTTTCTGAGTCGTGGTGGGTGGGTTCTTTTCGAGGCTCCTGTGCGTGAGATGTGCCGGGCGTCGtgccttttcgtttcgcgccttcgcaggCTACTCGCTGCCGGCAGAGGCGGCTGAAGTGCTGCAGGGAACGAAGCCGCAGGAGTCTAGCCAAGACTCGAGTGCTCCGAAAGCGCTGACCTACGGAGACGTCGAAGGAGGGAACGAGAgatcctcttcgtcgtccgcttcttccgcggctgcggccgcagCCTTTTTCTCGGACGACAAGGGCGAGAAGCACGAAttccaggaagagaagccagACAGCAGCGGAGCAAAGGCGACTGGAGATGGAGCAAAGGCGACTGGAGATGGAGCAAAGGCGACTGGAGACGGACAAAAGAAAGTAGTTGACACGAGCTACTACGACGCCTTGGAAGTCTCGCCAGATGCGTCAGCCGCCCAGATCAAAAAGGCCTACTACAAGCTTGCTCTCAAATGCCATCCAGACAAAAACCCGGGCGACCCTGAGGCGAACTTGAAATTCCAGAAAATCGGTAAGAAAGCCGAGACGCTGAAGGGAGAGggggcgggaagaaggcacagGAACTGGGGCATTCCGGGAGATCCGCAAAAAGGCGCTTCTGCCTAGGTGAAGGTCGATTATCGGAAGGCCGCACTCATGGCGTGCACCGTAGATAGGGATGTGCGTgagggcgaggcggtcgTCCCGTCGTAGGAGCCTTCCGACAAGAGCTCtcaaaagaaggaaaggctcAGGATTGGAacaagaaagggaaaactcGACGGGTCTCCGTCTTGAGGCGTTCTCAGGATGCCTGAGAAGCAGGACGGCTTCGAGCATGTCAGGGACACACATTcaccgcctttctcctttttccgcgCGTGATCTTGTTTCTATCTCCGTAGACGCCCCATGTCGCTATTCGCTCGCTCCATCTCCTCGTTTTCAGGAGAGGCGTATCAGGTGCTCAACGAtccaaagagaagagagcagtACGACAAGTTCGGCCTGTCCGCGACGCAGAACATGAAACTCATTGATCCAGCTCTCTTCTTCATGATGCTCTTCGGCTCTGAGCAACTCGACCCCTGGATTGGAAAATTAAAGATGGCGCACTTGGTGCAAGTCCTCACACAAGACGAGACAGGCTTCCCAGGCGAATCAGATGGAAACGGGGTAAGAAAGCaagcacatatatatatatatatatatatgtatatgtatatatatgtatgtatcgTGTTTCGGGATGTGGAGATGTGTTGGAGAAACGGTTGTTGGTAGGTTGGAGAGTGTAAGCTGAGGTGGAGGCGTGCTTGATCTTGAGATcgaaagaggcaaaaggcaGTCACCTGAGGGCCTCATCAGGGACGAAGCACCGGCGCgcacagagaagcgacgagcGCTCGCGGCTTTTTCTgtggttcttctcttcaggcCAAACCCGAAGAGtcggcgaagcagcgagagaaaatgaTGAAGGAGATGGAActggagcagaagaagcgggaagtGACTCTCGCTCTCGAGCTTCGGGATCGCCTTCAACCCTACGTGGATGGTGAAGAAGACCGATGGAAACAGGACATGAACAAGGAGGTCACATCTCTCTGCGAagtgagaaggaaacaccTGGTTCACACCGCAAAGCCTCCGATTGTCTCCAGCTTCGACCGCCCCGAGTTGGGTGCGAAAGGAACCGCCCCGGAGTCTGCgcatctgttttctctggcgtttttctgtctctgcagtcCTCTTTCGGAGATTCCATCGTTGAGTCCATCGGGTGGACCTACGAGAACTTTGCGGATGCCTACCTCGGCGAAGTGCAGACGACTTGGGGCCTGGGGGCGACGCTGGCGAACGTGCAGGCAACAGGCCGGAGCATTggtgagagaggagaaaagagagaaaagcgtcTCTGTGAAATCGGAGATGGCGCACGCTCGGGAGGAGGCGCAAATACGGCAGGACACAGGAGGCCCacgagacaagacagaaCGCGGTTCGAACGCCGGCTTTGTTTTTGGAGGCAAGCTGCATCCCCGCTTTTGCTGTCGCGGATAGCGGCAGAGCAGGGCGCGCTCGTTGGACGCGTCTCGACCTGAGACGAAGATGTGCTGTAgtgctcttctttcgctAGGAGGCAGATAAGAGGGCAGATGAGAACGACGAacctctcgttttcgcggGTCTGTCTTGCCGAAATGTCCACCGGGGTTCGGTCGGTGATTCTTGCTCTTTCGTATGACGCGTGCGGGAGGGAGAGTGGATTTTCGAGAAtccgcctttttctcttcgcagGAAACACCTTCGCAGTGGCAAAGTCGATGGTCCAAGCCGCCGTGGCGGCAACAGACATTCAGGCTCGCCACgaacagaggcgaaaaggggcggaaggcgaggacggagagggggaaaaatcgagcagcggcgaagacgcaggggcGCCTCCAACTCATCTTGATACACACGAGGTA from Neospora caninum Liverpool complete genome, chromosome XI encodes:
- a CDS encoding putative DnaJ domain-containing protein — encoded protein: FCILPAFLDLSLLPVISVPAYPTMSASADPSSPDPASSSSASSSSASNPASPSSSSAADFFGSFDVWSVFGGEEEKSSSSGKKKGTSGKVHRRKHSSSSAPSRSTSSSGGISGFFDGLFRWGSSSDPSNWNDHTTGYSLPAEAAEVLQGTKPQESSQDSSAPKALTYGDVEGGNERSSSSSASSAAAAAAFFSDDKGEKHEFQEEKPDSSGAKATGDGAKATGDGAKATGDGQKKVVDTSYYDALEVSPDASAAQIKKAYYKLALKCHPDKNPGDPEANLKFQKIGEAYQVLNDPKRREQYDKFGLSATQNMKLIDPALFFMMLFGSEQLDPWIGKLKMAHLVQVLTQDETGFPGESDGNGAKPEESAKQREKMMKEMELEQKKREVTLALELRDRLQPYVDGEEDRWKQDMNKEVTSLCESSFGDSIVESIGWTYENFADAYLGEVQTTWGLGATLANVQATGRSIGNTFAVAKSMVQAAVAATDIQARHEQRRKGAEGEDGEGEKSSSGEDAGAPPTHLDTHEMGRVGEILQSILSIVLYDVEDTTRRAAEKVCRDESVDLPTRVKRAEALKMLGHMMQEKGAKAKKLKENREFDVTKHMEDAFIKATIAADEKNHKSR